Proteins co-encoded in one Vampirovibrio chlorellavorus genomic window:
- the coaD gene encoding pantetheine-phosphate adenylyltransferase: MTIAVYPGSFDPITLGHVDIVTRASQMFERVIMAVVKNPQKRANIELSTRVSLVEQSLKHLPNIQVESFEGLTVDLAKAHQAKIIIRGLRAVSDFEFEFAMSQMNKRLCPNVETLFMMAGLEYQFLSSSMTNEVARLGGSIEGLVPEQVREYYRSQSQAAEKAGT; encoded by the coding sequence GTGACCATAGCGGTTTACCCAGGCAGCTTTGACCCCATCACGCTTGGCCACGTGGATATTGTCACTCGGGCCAGCCAGATGTTTGAGCGCGTCATTATGGCCGTGGTGAAGAACCCGCAAAAGCGCGCCAACATCGAACTCAGCACTCGGGTCAGCCTGGTGGAACAAAGCCTGAAGCACTTACCCAACATTCAGGTGGAATCGTTTGAAGGACTGACCGTGGATTTAGCCAAAGCCCATCAAGCCAAAATCATAATTCGTGGGCTTCGGGCCGTATCAGACTTTGAGTTCGAATTTGCCATGTCCCAAATGAACAAGCGACTGTGCCCCAACGTAGAAACCCTGTTTATGATGGCCGGGCTGGAATATCAGTTTTTATCCTCCAGCATGACCAATGAAGTGGCCCGCTTGGGCGGTAGCATTGAAGGACTGGTGCCCGAGCAGGTTCGTGAGTATTATAGGTCTCAGTCTCAGGCTGCTGAAAAGGCAGGAACCTGA